In Helianthus annuus cultivar XRQ/B chromosome 8, HanXRQr2.0-SUNRISE, whole genome shotgun sequence, a single genomic region encodes these proteins:
- the LOC118481287 gene encoding uncharacterized protein LOC118481287: MLKEGNSEATPAAKQITAEENKSNASPSTPKALVVEDYDWSEEITEAKEQVNKALMAKISSESSAKHFEKQTTGIPTGNNDADQGLKGILPSVESGDKAEKDAEKGKDKVQATAMKADASKEKADRDLIPLSVKKMCAMMMETAEGQK; the protein is encoded by the exons ATGTTGAAAGAGGGAAACAGTGAAGCTACTCCAGCTGCTAAACAGATCACTGCCGAAGAGAACAAAAGCAACGCTTCTCCCAGCACACCGAAGGCTTTGGTTGTTGAAGACTATGACTGGAGCGAAGAGATCACTGAAGCTAAGGAACAAGTCAACAAAGCACTGATGGCCAAAATCTCTAGTGAATCATCTGCAAAACACTTTGAGAAGCAGACAACGGGAATCCCAACTGGAAACAATGATGCTGACCAGGGATTGAAAGGTATTCTGCCTTCAGTGGAGTCTGGTGATAAAGCTGAAAAAGATGCTGAGAAAGGAAAGGATAAGGTTCAAGCTACAGCCATGAAAGCAGATGCATCAAAAGAGAAGGCTGACAGAGACTTG ATTCCATTgagtgtaaagaagatgtgtgcgatgatGATGGAGACTGCGGAGGGTCAAAAATAG